One Bacteroidota bacterium genomic region harbors:
- a CDS encoding S9 family peptidase — protein sequence MQIRRLYILVFLLCVAPLGSAPLHTAAAQSIPALTLEDIHSSGKFASASFRGGRWANEGPVIRFIERDADTGATHLMSFNLEDEQREVLIDGAKLQAEDVDRLISIEGYTYSADGEKVLLYTDSERVWRANTKGYYYVYDLKTHNLSPISSRDEGYQMFAKLSPDGNHVAFVRNRNLFLVDLRTMQETQLTDDGDDGKIINGTSDWVYEEEFRLRDGWSWSPDGKYIAFYKFDEAATRDFFMTDLLKQYPEEERFRYPKAGEDNSEVKIGLVTAATGDIRYFDTNTWFAGGDTHEYIPQMGWTPSIDGTSYVWMIRLNRDQNDLDLIYGDPETATAEVVLEEQEPTWIDVNSGKITYLADNKHFTWMSETDGYRHIYLYKNSGELVRQVTSGAWEVASVAGIDEEKGRIYFTGTIESPLERQLYATYYKGRRSKQAPMRISQGAGMHRIDLSKDARYYIDNYSNVETPSVVTLHNIKGDVIRTLESNEQLINTLGSYALVPPEFTKVPGADGSELNAYLIKPRNFDPAATYPVLMYVYGGPGSQTVTNSWGGSRFLWHTMLANELNMIVASVDNRGTGARGKAFKSGTYKQLGQIEAADQVAAAQYLGSLPYVDEDRIGIWGWSYGGYMTLMSMMAGEGAETFKFGASVAPVTDWGLYDTIYTERYMSTPQSNPDGYKLGAPLNYAANLGDHQRLIIVHGDFDDNVHFQNAAQMANELQAANKQFEFMMYPGRNHGIYGGKTRLHLHTMMTRFIREALNDPVVGLPEID from the coding sequence CTGGGTAGCGCACCGCTGCACACGGCAGCAGCACAATCTATTCCGGCCCTCACCCTCGAAGACATTCACAGTTCGGGTAAATTTGCGTCTGCCTCGTTTCGCGGCGGCCGCTGGGCCAATGAGGGGCCAGTCATTCGCTTTATCGAGCGCGATGCGGATACAGGCGCCACCCACTTGATGAGCTTCAACCTCGAAGATGAGCAGCGCGAAGTGCTTATTGATGGTGCAAAATTACAAGCTGAAGATGTGGACCGTCTGATTAGTATTGAGGGGTATACCTACAGTGCGGATGGCGAAAAAGTACTGCTGTACACCGATTCTGAACGTGTTTGGCGCGCCAATACAAAAGGATATTACTACGTGTACGATCTGAAAACCCACAACCTTTCGCCAATCAGTAGCCGGGACGAAGGCTATCAGATGTTTGCTAAGTTGAGCCCGGATGGCAACCACGTTGCGTTTGTCAGAAACCGTAACCTGTTTCTGGTTGATTTGCGGACGATGCAAGAAACGCAGCTGACAGATGACGGCGATGACGGGAAAATTATCAATGGCACGTCAGACTGGGTATATGAAGAGGAGTTTAGATTGCGCGATGGCTGGTCTTGGAGCCCTGATGGCAAGTACATCGCGTTTTACAAGTTTGATGAAGCGGCCACACGCGATTTCTTCATGACTGACTTGTTGAAGCAATATCCGGAAGAAGAACGCTTTCGGTACCCAAAAGCCGGCGAAGATAACAGTGAAGTGAAAATTGGGCTGGTAACTGCCGCAACGGGTGATATCCGGTACTTTGATACCAATACCTGGTTTGCCGGCGGCGATACGCATGAGTACATCCCGCAGATGGGCTGGACGCCGTCAATAGATGGTACGAGTTACGTCTGGATGATCCGCCTGAATCGTGATCAGAACGACCTTGACTTGATCTATGGCGATCCTGAAACGGCGACAGCCGAAGTTGTACTGGAGGAACAGGAGCCCACCTGGATTGATGTGAACAGCGGCAAAATCACGTACCTGGCTGACAACAAGCATTTTACATGGATGAGCGAAACGGATGGCTATCGGCACATCTACCTGTATAAAAATTCGGGGGAGCTTGTGCGTCAGGTTACATCAGGTGCCTGGGAAGTTGCCTCGGTGGCCGGCATCGACGAAGAGAAGGGCCGTATCTATTTTACCGGTACCATTGAAAGTCCGCTGGAGCGGCAACTGTATGCTACGTATTACAAGGGCCGGCGCAGTAAGCAAGCACCCATGCGTATCTCGCAAGGGGCCGGCATGCACCGTATCGACCTGTCCAAAGACGCCCGCTATTATATAGACAACTATTCCAACGTCGAAACGCCATCCGTGGTGACCCTGCATAACATCAAAGGCGATGTCATCCGTACGCTCGAAAGCAACGAACAGTTGATCAATACGCTCGGTTCGTATGCGTTGGTGCCACCTGAGTTTACCAAAGTGCCCGGCGCTGATGGCAGCGAACTGAACGCATACCTCATCAAGCCGCGCAACTTCGATCCTGCCGCTACATACCCGGTATTGATGTATGTCTACGGCGGGCCGGGGTCGCAAACAGTGACAAATTCCTGGGGTGGTAGCCGCTTTTTGTGGCACACCATGCTGGCCAATGAACTCAATATGATTGTTGCCAGTGTAGACAACCGCGGCACAGGCGCGCGGGGCAAGGCTTTCAAAAGTGGTACGTACAAGCAATTGGGACAAATTGAAGCAGCGGATCAGGTTGCTGCTGCGCAATACCTCGGTAGTTTGCCTTATGTAGATGAAGACCGGATTGGTATCTGGGGATGGAGTTACGGTGGGTACATGACGTTGATGTCTATGATGGCAGGAGAAGGCGCTGAAACATTCAAGTTTGGTGCTTCCGTGGCGCCTGTTACCGATTGGGGACTCTATGATACCATCTATACGGAGCGGTATATGTCTACCCCGCAGAGCAATCCTGATGGTTACAAGTTGGGGGCACCGCTTAACTACGCAGCAAATCTCGGTGATCACCAGCGGCTGATTATTGTGCATGGCGACTTTGACGACAACGTGCATTTCCAGAATGCAGCGCAGATGGCTAACGAGCTCCAGGCAGCAAACAAGCAGTTTGAGTTCATGATGTATCCGGGGCGTAACCACGGTATTTACGGCGGCAAAACCCGGCTTCATTTACATACCATGATGACGCGGTTTATTCGTGAGGCCTTGAACGACCCGGTTGTCGGACTGCCCGAAATAGATTGA
- a CDS encoding dihydroorotase: MPKTPNLLLQGGTLMDPENGSSRRADVLIRDGVIQQIDDTIEAGEAGVEVFDCTGRYLSPGWMDMHVHLREPGFEYKETIQTGCSAATFGGFTAVACMPNTNPAIHTRDVVEFIIDRAADTMVDVYPIACVSKDRAGKELTEMADLAEGGAVAFSDDGSPVQDAGLMRRALEYSSMLGLPIINHMEERTLNPGGHMFEGDVSMRLGMPGIPSLSEEVMIARDILLAQYTGGHVHVAHISTAGAVQLVREAKAKGIPITAEVCTHHFTLTDEAVERMHFSTNTKMHPPLADEASVVAIKEGLKDGTIDALCTDHAPHASFEKEVEYIAAPFGILGLETAWGLTCRELVEPGVISLEEAVKKWTVEPRRILSLPMPQIAVGEKANLTIFDATTTWTFEEHQIRSKSSNTPFVGDEMVGKAWAVYNKGHLEKG; encoded by the coding sequence ATGCCTAAAACACCAAATTTACTGCTTCAAGGCGGTACCCTGATGGATCCTGAAAACGGATCAAGCCGCCGTGCAGATGTGCTCATTCGTGATGGCGTAATCCAGCAAATCGACGACACTATCGAAGCCGGCGAAGCAGGTGTAGAGGTCTTCGATTGCACCGGTCGGTACTTGTCACCCGGATGGATGGACATGCACGTCCATTTGAGAGAGCCGGGTTTTGAATACAAAGAAACGATTCAGACGGGGTGTTCTGCGGCTACGTTTGGTGGGTTTACAGCGGTTGCATGCATGCCCAATACGAACCCGGCGATCCACACGCGCGACGTTGTAGAATTTATCATCGACCGTGCAGCAGATACGATGGTGGATGTGTATCCGATTGCCTGTGTCTCGAAAGACCGCGCCGGCAAAGAGTTGACAGAAATGGCCGATCTGGCTGAAGGAGGCGCAGTTGCTTTTAGCGATGATGGATCCCCGGTGCAAGATGCCGGCCTGATGCGCCGCGCCCTTGAATACAGCTCCATGCTCGGTTTGCCAATCATCAACCACATGGAAGAACGAACGCTGAACCCCGGCGGGCACATGTTCGAAGGGGATGTGTCGATGCGGTTGGGCATGCCTGGTATCCCATCGCTTTCTGAAGAAGTAATGATTGCCCGTGATATTCTGCTGGCGCAGTACACCGGGGGGCATGTGCACGTGGCGCATATTTCCACTGCCGGCGCAGTACAACTCGTGCGCGAAGCAAAAGCAAAAGGAATCCCGATCACAGCTGAAGTGTGTACGCACCACTTTACGCTCACCGATGAAGCGGTTGAGCGCATGCATTTCTCTACAAATACCAAAATGCACCCACCCCTTGCAGACGAAGCTTCTGTGGTTGCAATTAAAGAAGGATTGAAAGATGGAACGATTGATGCTTTATGCACCGATCATGCGCCGCATGCTTCTTTCGAAAAAGAGGTAGAGTATATCGCCGCTCCATTTGGAATCCTTGGGCTGGAAACGGCATGGGGACTCACATGCAGGGAGTTGGTCGAGCCGGGCGTCATTTCATTGGAGGAAGCGGTCAAGAAATGGACCGTTGAGCCGCGCCGAATCCTCAGTCTCCCTATGCCGCAGATCGCAGTAGGAGAGAAAGCCAATCTGACCATTTTTGACGCGACGACAACCTGGACGTTTGAAGAACACCAGATTCGCTCGAAAAGCAGCAATACGCCGTTTGTTGGAGATGAAATGGTGGGTAAAGCCTGGGCGGTATACAACAAGGGGCATCTGGAAAAAGGGTAA
- a CDS encoding D-alanine--D-alanine ligase family protein, whose protein sequence is MLNIGIVFGGVSPEHEVSIITAMQVAAALDTSRYRPIPLYLAKDGNSYTGANLFNIEVYKDLETLMLIAQQVHLQAGEHGLAELVASVPKGWFGQQLQRLNIDVMFLALHGGEGENGAMQGICEMYDVPYTGSGVLGSALGMDKVLSKMVCQSQDIPVVDFVTLRDAEWANREETWLDKCETALGYPVVVKPARLGSSIGISKASDRQQLDAAIEEALRYDEKIIVEKAVQQLREINCSVLGDQDEAIASVLEQPLTGEELLTYQEKYMRGGSNEGAKVAGSKSPAQGSSSGMASLDRVIPAPISDEQTKEIQALAVRIFQLFECAGLARIDFMIDDATGQVYFNEINTIPGSFSFYLWEPSGVPFDELTHRLIEIARSQNSKKSKRVRSYDVNLLAMHGSGTKGGVKA, encoded by the coding sequence ATGCTGAACATAGGTATTGTCTTCGGAGGCGTCTCGCCCGAACATGAAGTGTCGATTATCACAGCCATGCAGGTTGCTGCTGCGCTGGATACGTCGCGTTACAGACCAATTCCGCTGTATTTGGCCAAAGATGGCAACTCCTATACAGGTGCTAATCTTTTCAATATTGAAGTCTATAAAGACCTGGAAACCCTGATGCTCATTGCCCAGCAGGTTCATCTGCAGGCGGGCGAACATGGCCTGGCAGAACTGGTTGCCAGTGTACCCAAGGGCTGGTTTGGGCAGCAATTGCAAAGGCTAAATATTGATGTGATGTTTTTGGCGCTCCATGGTGGAGAAGGTGAAAACGGTGCAATGCAAGGCATTTGTGAAATGTATGACGTGCCGTATACCGGAAGCGGTGTACTGGGCTCAGCACTTGGGATGGATAAGGTCTTGTCCAAGATGGTCTGCCAGTCGCAGGATATCCCTGTTGTTGATTTTGTTACGCTACGCGATGCTGAATGGGCAAACCGGGAAGAAACCTGGCTGGATAAATGTGAAACTGCGTTAGGCTACCCCGTGGTAGTAAAGCCGGCGCGGCTAGGGTCGTCAATTGGTATCTCAAAAGCCTCCGACAGACAACAACTGGATGCAGCAATAGAAGAAGCCTTACGCTACGATGAGAAAATCATTGTCGAAAAGGCTGTTCAGCAATTGCGGGAGATCAACTGCTCGGTGCTGGGAGACCAGGATGAAGCCATTGCAAGCGTGCTTGAGCAGCCGCTAACAGGGGAGGAGTTGTTAACGTACCAGGAGAAATATATGCGGGGCGGGAGCAATGAAGGGGCAAAAGTTGCCGGTTCAAAATCACCGGCACAAGGCAGTTCAAGTGGTATGGCCTCCCTCGATCGCGTGATCCCTGCACCCATTTCTGATGAGCAGACCAAAGAAATTCAGGCGCTCGCTGTACGCATTTTTCAGTTGTTCGAATGCGCCGGCCTCGCACGTATCGATTTCATGATCGACGATGCAACCGGTCAGGTTTATTTCAACGAAATCAACACGATCCCCGGCTCCTTCTCCTTTTATCTCTGGGAGCCATCAGGTGTACCTTTTGATGAATTGACACATCGCCTTATAGAAATAGCCCGTTCCCAGAACAGCAAGAAGAGCAAACGCGTCCGCTCTTATGATGTGAACCTGCTGGCCATGCATGGTTCAGGCACAAAAGGGGGCGTTAAGGCTTAA